In Oryza brachyantha chromosome 2, ObraRS2, whole genome shotgun sequence, a single window of DNA contains:
- the LOC102704493 gene encoding adenylyltransferase and sulfurtransferase MOCS3-2, with the protein MEAAAGELARLRAEREELDARIRVLESQLEASRTPPASPAGEGDAAGAGAAACPMRRRGNGFAAADGLPADMIYRYSRHLLLPDFGVEGQRKLSQSSILVVGAGGLGSPVALYLAACGVGCLGIVDGDDVELNNLHRQIIHKEAYVGKSKVKSAADACCEINSSIKVMEYHHTLKPCNALEIVRKYDIVVDATDNLPTRYMISDCCVLLNKPLISGAALGLEGQLTVYHHNGSPCYRCLFPNPPPVAACQRCSDSGVLGVVPGVIGCLQALEAIKVATDVGEPLSGRMLLFDALSARIRIVKIRGSSNVCTVCGENSAFTQDDFQKFDYENFTQSPMSDKSAPSLDLLPESARVTCTEYKRLVDNGEPHLLLDVRPAHHFQIASVSQSLNIPLAVLEEKLQIVETSLKETMDASTPDKMPSLYVVCRRGNDSQIAVQILREKGFLSAKDIIGGLQSWAQDVDPDFPVY; encoded by the exons atggaggcggcggccggggagctGGCGAGGctacgggcggagagggaagaGCTCGATGCCCGCATACGCGTGCTAGAGTCGCAGCTCGAGGCCAGCCGAACGCCTCCGGCTTCGCCCGCGGGAGAGGGCGACGCAGCgggggccggcgccgccgcgtgccccatgcgccgccgcgggaATGGGTTCGCGGCGGCCGATGGCCTCCCGGCCGATATGATCTACCGCTAcagccgccacctcctcctccccgactTCGGCGTCGAAG GCCAGCGTAAGCTCTCGCAGTCATCGATTTTGGTGGTCGGCGCTGGAGGATTGGGTTCACCCGTGGCACTGTACCTAGCAGCTTGTGGTGTTG GTTGCTTGGGCATTGTTGATGGAGATGATGTTGAGCTTAATAACCTTCATCGACAG ATAATCCACAAAGAAGCATATGTTGGTAAATCAAAGGTGAAGTCAGCTGCCGACGCTTGTTGTGA GATTAATTCATCTATCAAGGTGATGGAGTACCATCATACTTTGAAACCTTGCAATGCTTTGGAAATTGTGAGAAA ATATGATATAGTTGTAGATGCCACGGATAATCTTCCTACTCGATACATGATCAGTGACTGTTGTGTGTTGCTCAATAAG CCTCTTATATCTGGCGCAGCCTTAGGTTTGGAAGGACAG TTGACTGTTTATCATCATAACGGAAGTCCATGTTATCGGTGCCTTTTCCCAAATCCACCTCCAGTGGCAGCCTGCCAGAGATGCTCAGACAGTGGAGTTCTTGGGGTTG TTCCTGGAGTGATTGGCTGCCTGCAAGCCCTAGAGGCTATAAAGGTTGCTACTGATGTTGGTGAACCCCTAAGTGGAAGAATGCTACTCTTTGATGCTCTATCTGCTCGTATCAGAATT GTTAAGATCCGAGGAAGCTCGAATGTTTGCACAGTTTGTGGAGAAAATTCGGCTTTTACACAAGATGATTTTCAGAAGTTTGATTATGAAAACTTCACGCAGTCCCCAATGTCCGATAAG TCAGCGCCAAGTTTGGACCTACTTCCAGAAAGTGCCCGTGTCACTTGTACAGAATATAAACGGCTTGTTGATAACGGCGAACCTCATCTACTGTTGGATGTACGACCTGCACATCACTTCCAAATTGCTTCAGTTTCTCAATCTCTGAACATCCCGCTTGCCGTGCTGGAGGAGAAGCTTCAAATAGTTGAGACCTCGTTGAAGGAAACCATGGATGCCTCCACCCCAGACAAAATGCCTTCGCTTTATGTTGTATGCCGAAGAGGCAACGACTCGCAGATAGCTGTTCAGATTCTCCGGGAGAAGGGATTTCTTTCTGCCAAGGATATAATTGGTGGCTTGCAGTCTTGGGCACAAGACGTAGATCCTGATTTCCCCGTGTATTAG
- the LOC102704779 gene encoding uncharacterized protein LOC102704779: protein MGFDCSMRWRKQKRISAVTDHPAIRRSEKEEMASNYVDTTGDEGRFHGHGHHNHSATTTPTGAAASSPRTMRRSFSSASSGSHGGGGGHAPKCVCAPATHAGSFKCRLHRTNSQGHGHPHTSPPSSPAGAAAPQPSSASSRTVEAQ, encoded by the exons ATGGGTTTTGATTGCTCTATGCGTTGGAGGAAACAGAAAAGGATCTCTGCAGTCACTGACCACCCGGCG ATCAGAAGGTCGGAGAAGGAAGAGATGGCGTCCAACTACGTCGAcaccaccggcgacgagggcaggttccacggccacggccaccaCAACCacagcgccaccaccacgccgacgggcgccgcggcgtcgtcgccgaggaCGATGCGCCGCAGCTTCTCCTCCGCGTCCTCCGgcagccacggcggcggcggcggccacgcgcCCAAGTGCGTgtgcgcgccggcgacgcacGCCGGGTCGTTCAAGTGCCGCCTCCACCGCACCAACTCCCAGGGCCACGGCCACCCGCACACCTCCCCTCCGTCctcccccgccggcgccgccgcgccccagCCGTCCTCTGCCTCCTCCCGCACCGTCGAGGCCCAGTGA
- the LOC102701611 gene encoding UDP-N-acetylglucosamine transferase subunit ALG14, producing the protein MGLDISMAVCCALPVLVSLLVIRFAYVMYHSGHLPSKLSASAARVPCLIILGSGGHTAEMMNVVTTLQKDRFTPRYYVAALTDNMSLQKAQVYEQSLVQPEIDKEEAIENAQFVQIYRSREVGQSYITSVATTLLATSHAMWIIIRIRPQVIFCNGPGTCIPLCVSAFLLKVLGLGWSSIFYIESIARVRKLSLSGLLLYKLRIADQFFVQWPQLQKKYPRACYAGRLM; encoded by the exons ATGGGGCTTGATATCTCCATGGCTGTGTGCTGCGCCCTTCCAGTACTCGTGTCTTTGCTCGTTATCCGCTTCGCTTATGTGATGTATCACAGCGGTCATCTACCTTCGAAGCTCTCAGCTTCAGCTGCCAGAGTGCCGTGTCTCATCATCCTTGGTTCTG GAGGACATACTGCAGAAATGATGAATGTTGTAACTACACTTCAGAAGGATAGATTTACTCCAAGGTACTATGTAGCTGCACTTACTGACAACATGAGCCTTCAGAAGGCACAGGTCTATGAGCAGTCACTGGTTCAGCCTGAG ATTGATAAAGAAGAGGCTATTGAGAATGCACAGTTCGTGCAGATATACCGCAGTCGTGAAGTAGGCCAATCTTACATTACTTCGGTTGCAACAACATTGCTTGCTACATCGCATGCTATGTGGATAATAATAAGAATAAGACCACAAGTG ATCTTTTGCAATGGTCCAGGGACATGCATTCCTCTATGTGTCTCGGCTTTTCTGCTGAAG GTGCTTGGTTTGGGATGGTCCTCCATTTTCTACATTGAAAGCATTGCAAGAGTAAGGAAGCTTTCATTAAGTGGTTTACTGTTGTACAAGCTACGAATAGCCGATCAGTTCTTCGTGCAGTGGCCCCAGCTGCAGAAAAAATACCCTCGAGCATGCTACGCTGGCCGTTTAATGTAA